A window from Pseudobutyrivibrio ruminis HUN009 encodes these proteins:
- the rseP gene encoding RIP metalloprotease RseP: MKIILAILIFSFIIIFHELGHFLFAKKCGVKVNEFTLGLGPTLISWGKGETKYCLKLLPFGGSCVMEGEDEESDSDRAFNNKSLWERFQIVFAGPLFNFILAYILSVVYIAALGVNDATISDVMEGYAAEEAGMEAGDTIISINGYNVHFYNEISIYTFLHPNAESYDIVYSRDGEKHETELVPTYSEETGRKMIGIIKNAEYKKVSPIGVLKYAAYEIKYQIYVTLSSLKMLFTGQISVNEVSGPVGVVTTISDVYDQSISSGLFYVFINLLSIAILLTANLGVMNLLPFPALDGGRILLFIIEGIRGKKMKPEIENGINLVGFALLMVLMVVVMYNDILKLM; this comes from the coding sequence ATGAAGATTATTCTAGCTATACTAATTTTCAGTTTCATAATTATTTTTCATGAGCTAGGACATTTTCTTTTTGCAAAGAAGTGTGGGGTTAAGGTAAATGAATTCACCTTGGGACTTGGCCCAACCTTGATATCTTGGGGAAAAGGCGAAACAAAGTATTGCTTAAAGCTTCTTCCATTCGGAGGTTCTTGCGTAATGGAAGGCGAGGATGAGGAAAGCGACAGCGATAGAGCATTCAATAATAAATCCCTATGGGAGAGATTTCAAATCGTTTTCGCAGGACCTTTATTTAACTTTATTTTGGCTTATATCCTTTCTGTAGTTTATATTGCAGCTTTAGGAGTAAATGACGCTACCATATCTGATGTTATGGAAGGGTATGCGGCTGAAGAAGCAGGTATGGAGGCTGGAGATACAATCATTAGCATTAATGGATATAATGTTCATTTTTACAATGAAATTAGCATCTACACATTCCTACATCCAAACGCAGAAAGTTACGATATTGTCTATTCACGTGATGGTGAAAAGCATGAGACTGAGTTAGTGCCAACATACTCTGAAGAAACCGGCAGAAAAATGATTGGCATTATCAAGAATGCGGAATACAAAAAGGTATCACCAATTGGTGTTTTGAAATACGCAGCTTACGAAATCAAATATCAGATTTACGTTACATTATCTAGCTTAAAGATGCTATTTACAGGCCAGATATCTGTAAATGAAGTGTCAGGTCCTGTGGGAGTTGTTACTACCATTTCTGATGTTTATGATCAATCGATTAGCAGTGGCTTGTTTTATGTATTTATCAATCTATTATCAATCGCAATTCTTCTTACTGCCAACCTTGGCGTTATGAACCTATTGCCTTTCCCAGCCCTTGATGGTGGAAGAATTCTTTTGTTTATCATCGAAGGTATTAGAGGCAAGAAGATGAAGCCGGAAATTGAGAATGGCATAAATCTTGTAGGATTTGCATTGTTAATGGTTTTAATGGTTGTTGTTATGTACAACGATATTCTTAAGCTTATGTAG
- the ispG gene encoding flavodoxin-dependent (E)-4-hydroxy-3-methylbut-2-enyl-diphosphate synthase gives MKTTEVKIGNRVIGGGNPILIQSMTNTKTQDVEATVAQILQLEKAGCDIIRCAVPDMEAAQALGKIKEQIHIPLVADIHFDYRLAIAAIENGADKIRINPGNIGSEERIKAVVDAAKAKNIPIRVGVNSGSLEKNLVEKYGGVTAEGLVESALDKVAIIERLGYDNLVISIKSSDVMMCVKAHELIADKTTHPLHVGITEAGTIKAGNIKSACGLSMILSQGIGDTIRVSLTGDPIEEIKTAKLILRTLGLRKGGIEVVSCPTCGRTQIDLIGLANKVENLVEEFSDLDIKVAVMGCVVNGPGEAKEADLGVAGGIGEGLLIKHGEVVRKMPESELLNALREELINWPRR, from the coding sequence ATGAAGACTACTGAAGTTAAAATTGGAAATAGAGTTATAGGTGGAGGAAATCCAATTCTTATCCAGTCTATGACAAACACAAAAACACAGGATGTAGAGGCAACAGTTGCACAGATTCTTCAACTTGAAAAGGCTGGATGCGATATTATTCGCTGCGCTGTTCCTGATATGGAAGCTGCACAGGCTCTTGGTAAAATCAAAGAGCAGATTCACATTCCTTTGGTTGCGGATATTCATTTTGATTATAGACTTGCTATTGCAGCTATCGAAAATGGAGCTGATAAGATTCGTATTAATCCTGGTAATATCGGAAGTGAAGAGCGAATCAAGGCAGTTGTTGATGCAGCAAAGGCAAAGAATATTCCAATTCGAGTAGGAGTTAATTCAGGTTCACTAGAAAAGAATCTTGTTGAAAAATATGGTGGCGTTACAGCAGAAGGTCTTGTTGAGTCTGCACTTGATAAAGTGGCTATTATCGAACGCCTTGGATACGACAATCTTGTAATCAGTATCAAGTCATCTGATGTTATGATGTGTGTTAAGGCTCACGAATTGATTGCTGACAAGACAACACATCCACTTCATGTTGGTATTACAGAAGCTGGAACAATCAAGGCAGGAAATATCAAGAGCGCTTGTGGTTTATCAATGATTCTTTCACAGGGGATTGGTGATACTATCCGTGTTTCGCTTACAGGTGACCCTATCGAAGAGATTAAGACAGCAAAGCTTATTCTTCGTACACTTGGCCTTAGAAAGGGTGGAATTGAAGTAGTTTCATGCCCAACATGTGGACGTACACAGATAGATTTAATTGGACTTGCAAATAAGGTAGAGAATCTTGTTGAAGAGTTCTCAGATTTAGATATAAAAGTAGCTGTTATGGGCTGCGTAGTTAATGGACCAGGAGAGGCGAAGGAAGCTGATTTAGGCGTTGCTGGAGGCATTGGAGAAGGCCTTCTTATAAAGCACGGCGAAGTTGTTCGTAAGATGCCTGAGAGCGAGCTTCTTAATGCATTACGTGAGGAGCTTATAAACTGGCCACGGAGATAA
- a CDS encoding 1-deoxy-D-xylulose-5-phosphate reductoisomerase, whose protein sequence is MSQKLALLGSTGSIGTQTLDIVSQNPEDLQVVAMSCGKNLDLFEKQIRKYHPTLVSVGTEELAKDLKTRLSDMDIDIHFGMEGLIAVATCEEADTVVTAVVGMIGVQPTIAAINAKKTIALANKETLVTAGHIIMPLAKKKGVSILPVDSEHSAIFQSLNGERHNKISKILLTASGGPFRGKTLEQLENVRVEDALKHPNWSMGAKITIDSATMINKGLEVMEAKWLFDVNLSQVEVVVHPQSVLHSAVEFMDGAVIGQMGTPDMRLPILYALFYPNRKTLYAEPLDLFKVGSLTFEKPDMETFYGLSLAYDAMDAGGNVPTVFNAANERAVAKFLNNKIKFLEIPEIVSEAMINVDFIENPTIEQVLETEKMTYDFIESRW, encoded by the coding sequence ATGTCACAGAAGTTAGCTTTACTTGGTTCAACAGGTTCAATTGGAACCCAGACATTGGACATAGTTTCACAAAATCCAGAGGATTTGCAGGTAGTTGCAATGTCCTGCGGAAAGAATCTAGATTTGTTTGAAAAGCAAATCAGAAAGTATCATCCTACACTTGTTTCTGTGGGAACAGAGGAGCTTGCAAAGGATTTAAAGACAAGACTTTCTGATATGGATATAGATATTCATTTTGGAATGGAAGGACTTATTGCTGTTGCCACTTGTGAAGAGGCTGACACTGTAGTTACTGCCGTAGTTGGAATGATTGGAGTTCAGCCTACTATTGCAGCTATCAATGCCAAAAAGACAATTGCTTTAGCAAACAAGGAGACACTTGTTACTGCAGGTCATATAATCATGCCTCTTGCAAAGAAAAAAGGTGTTTCTATTCTTCCAGTTGATAGCGAACACAGCGCTATTTTCCAATCATTAAATGGCGAGAGACATAATAAAATTTCAAAGATTCTTCTTACTGCTTCGGGTGGCCCTTTTAGAGGCAAGACTCTTGAGCAGCTTGAGAACGTTAGAGTAGAAGATGCATTGAAGCATCCAAACTGGTCTATGGGCGCAAAAATCACTATCGATTCTGCCACAATGATCAACAAAGGTTTGGAAGTTATGGAAGCTAAGTGGCTATTCGATGTAAATCTTAGCCAGGTAGAGGTTGTGGTACATCCTCAGAGCGTCCTTCATTCTGCTGTTGAATTTATGGATGGAGCAGTAATTGGCCAGATGGGTACACCTGATATGAGATTGCCAATCCTTTATGCTCTTTTCTATCCAAATCGTAAGACTCTTTATGCTGAGCCTCTGGATTTATTCAAAGTAGGTTCACTTACATTTGAAAAGCCAGATATGGAAACATTCTATGGTCTATCTTTGGCTTATGATGCAATGGATGCAGGTGGAAATGTTCCAACTGTCTTTAATGCTGCCAATGAAAGAGCTGTTGCAAAGTTCTTGAATAATAAAATCAAGTTTTTGGAGATTCCAGAAATCGTATCAGAAGCAATGATTAATGTTGATTTCATTGAGAATCCTACAATCGAACAGGTTCTTGAAACTGAAAAGATGACTTACGATTTCATTGAGAGCAGGTGGTAA